The Aminiphilus circumscriptus DSM 16581 genome contains a region encoding:
- the plsY gene encoding glycerol-3-phosphate 1-O-acyltransferase PlsY → MWLLVGYLCGSIPTGLLVVRMVKGVDIRTYGSGNIGATNVGRVLGKSWAVAVALLDMVKGGVAVAAARLAGVHDPWLLSGIAFCGVCGHNFPVWLGFKGGKGVATSFGVVFFITPVVAPVGGILWFVLMKGTGYVSVASMVSLCTMPLIMWLVDAAGSALVRAGTLSPETARFLFGTSPATMLLGGALGLLTVFRHRANIARLLAGTENKVGRKP, encoded by the coding sequence ATGTGGCTCCTGGTGGGGTATCTGTGCGGATCCATTCCCACGGGGCTTCTCGTGGTGCGCATGGTGAAGGGTGTGGACATACGGACGTACGGTTCCGGAAATATAGGGGCCACCAATGTGGGGCGCGTTCTCGGGAAATCCTGGGCTGTCGCCGTGGCTCTTCTGGACATGGTCAAAGGCGGTGTGGCCGTTGCCGCTGCTCGTCTCGCAGGGGTGCACGACCCATGGCTGCTTTCAGGCATCGCCTTCTGCGGCGTGTGTGGGCACAACTTTCCCGTCTGGCTCGGGTTCAAGGGAGGCAAGGGGGTCGCCACGTCCTTCGGCGTGGTGTTCTTCATTACCCCTGTTGTCGCGCCCGTAGGTGGAATTCTCTGGTTCGTCCTCATGAAAGGAACCGGATATGTCTCCGTGGCGTCCATGGTCTCCCTCTGTACCATGCCTTTGATCATGTGGCTCGTCGATGCCGCTGGAAGTGCCCTTGTCCGGGCAGGAACACTCTCTCCCGAAACGGCACGGTTTCTTTTCGGCACATCTCCGGCGACGATGCTTCTCGGAGGTGCTCTGGGGCTCCTTACGGTCTTCCGCCATCGCGCCAACATTGCCAGACTCCTTGCAGGAACGGAGAACAAGGTGGGGCGCAAGCCCTGA
- a CDS encoding acetate--CoA ligase family protein gives MRETMPQLEKLFLPRSVAVVGASPASDTISGRPLKLLREFGFSGNVFPVNPKYRTVAEYPCYPDVASLPETPDVVLVGVRASLVPSVMESCAARSVPFAVIFSSGFAESEDRDAQERILAIAREGGVRILGPNCQGMVNLVSRVPLSFSASLEGGRILPGHVAYVSQSGAFGFATFAMGNDRGVRFRYVVTTGNQADLDAIDVGRYVLQDPEVRLLLMYLEGVNDGERFLRMIREAHERRIPVGVLKVGKSPSSKAAVRSHTAALTGDEAVWDAVFRQYSIIPMEDAEDIVNLGLAFGAPQRPNGKRVAILTTSGGAGIVTADRCNDMELSVPTLSEATQEEVRRHIPPFGSSLNPVDMTAQIINDPEGFPKCLRAVLDSPEVDMVVSVHSMITGEAGWSMARSLADAWGESTKPLACCWLIDEEHGGLFRKFLRERGVPLFQSPRECVRSLAALAQWESAAPGKTFLAEGSDGERESAWPSPLLPSFSGTLTEYDAKRLLQAYGVPITREVLCTSLSEARDAAENIGYPVALKVMSGDILHKTEAGVVALHLRGEEELRNAYGRLLERARAFAPHAHIQGVLVQEMIESGLECLVGVKRDPLFGPIVAVGLGGVYVEVLRDLVLRKAPVDEPTALNMIEQLKGYPLLAGARGQKKRDIAALARLLRIVSEFACAEPDLLELDVNPVFVRAEGEGVVAADALVLRRGGIS, from the coding sequence ATGAGAGAGACTATGCCGCAACTCGAAAAACTCTTCCTTCCGCGTTCCGTGGCTGTAGTCGGGGCGTCTCCCGCGTCGGACACCATTTCGGGAAGACCCCTCAAACTTCTGAGAGAGTTCGGTTTTTCCGGGAATGTCTTCCCCGTCAATCCGAAATATCGAACGGTGGCGGAGTACCCATGCTACCCCGATGTGGCCTCTCTGCCGGAGACTCCGGATGTGGTGCTTGTCGGAGTTCGGGCTTCGTTGGTCCCCTCGGTGATGGAAAGTTGTGCTGCTCGGAGCGTTCCCTTTGCCGTCATTTTCAGTTCCGGATTCGCCGAGAGCGAAGACCGTGATGCTCAAGAGCGGATCCTTGCCATTGCCCGCGAGGGTGGAGTGCGCATCCTGGGACCGAACTGTCAGGGTATGGTGAATCTCGTGTCCCGGGTCCCTCTTTCCTTCTCCGCATCTCTGGAGGGCGGGCGCATTCTCCCTGGGCACGTGGCCTACGTCTCCCAAAGCGGCGCCTTCGGCTTTGCGACCTTTGCCATGGGAAACGACCGCGGTGTCCGGTTTCGTTACGTGGTCACAACGGGAAATCAGGCCGATCTCGACGCTATCGACGTGGGGCGCTATGTCCTACAGGATCCCGAGGTGCGATTGCTTCTCATGTATCTGGAGGGAGTGAACGATGGCGAGCGCTTCCTTCGCATGATCCGGGAAGCGCATGAGCGGCGCATCCCCGTGGGGGTTCTCAAGGTCGGGAAAAGTCCTTCGTCCAAGGCTGCGGTGCGAAGCCACACGGCGGCGCTGACCGGGGACGAGGCGGTGTGGGACGCGGTATTTCGGCAGTACAGTATCATCCCCATGGAGGACGCAGAGGATATCGTGAATCTGGGGCTCGCCTTCGGAGCACCCCAGCGCCCGAATGGAAAAAGGGTAGCCATTCTCACGACCTCCGGAGGTGCCGGAATCGTTACCGCGGATCGCTGCAACGACATGGAACTTTCCGTCCCAACCCTCTCCGAAGCGACGCAAGAGGAGGTACGACGCCACATTCCGCCTTTCGGTTCCTCGCTCAATCCTGTGGACATGACAGCTCAGATCATTAATGATCCCGAGGGATTTCCAAAATGTCTGCGGGCTGTTCTTGATTCCCCGGAGGTGGACATGGTTGTCTCCGTCCACTCCATGATCACTGGGGAGGCTGGATGGAGCATGGCCCGAAGTCTCGCAGATGCCTGGGGAGAGAGTACCAAGCCCCTCGCGTGCTGCTGGCTCATCGACGAGGAGCACGGCGGACTCTTCCGGAAGTTTCTCCGCGAACGGGGAGTTCCGCTCTTTCAGAGCCCCCGGGAATGTGTTCGTTCCCTGGCGGCGTTGGCCCAATGGGAAAGCGCCGCGCCGGGAAAGACGTTCCTGGCGGAAGGTTCTGACGGGGAGAGGGAAAGCGCATGGCCGTCCCCCCTCCTTCCATCGTTCTCCGGGACTCTCACCGAGTACGATGCCAAGAGACTTCTGCAAGCCTACGGAGTTCCCATCACGAGAGAAGTGCTCTGCACGTCCCTGAGCGAAGCCAGGGATGCCGCGGAAAACATTGGATATCCCGTTGCACTCAAGGTCATGTCAGGCGATATCCTTCACAAGACCGAAGCCGGAGTGGTTGCCCTTCATCTACGCGGCGAGGAAGAACTCCGGAATGCCTACGGAAGACTCCTCGAGCGTGCACGCGCCTTTGCTCCTCATGCACACATCCAGGGCGTTCTCGTGCAGGAGATGATCGAGAGCGGGCTCGAATGTCTCGTGGGCGTGAAGCGGGATCCCCTTTTTGGGCCCATCGTGGCGGTGGGGCTCGGTGGAGTCTATGTGGAGGTACTCAGGGATCTCGTTCTTCGGAAGGCTCCCGTGGACGAGCCCACCGCGCTGAACATGATAGAACAGCTCAAGGGCTACCCACTCCTGGCGGGAGCGAGGGGACAGAAAAAGCGTGATATCGCCGCATTGGCACGCCTTCTCCGGATTGTTTCCGAGTTTGCCTGCGCGGAGCCCGATCTCCTTGAGCTTGATGTGAACCCGGTCTTCGTGCGCGCCGAGGGTGAAGGTGTCGTTGCGGCGGACGCGCTGGTGCTTCGGAGAGGAGGGATATCGTGA
- a CDS encoding alanine--tRNA ligase-related protein: MEHGGQAASGKTARVVAVREMRKEKAVLVLEGAAFRPSGGGQPGDSGTLRGENFLARVVDCHRENGFLVAPVCIEAGIPREGMSVETEIDMERRYLLSRMHTGEHLLSRVLEDSREGLHIYKVAIGEEESTVYVHYDGIVDWEMLFAAEERANGLVASGLAVEISELTREEARSLPRLKANWDRLEDDRIRVVSIPDVDVIACSGTHVEHTDQVGRLFVTGYGGSAPEWEFTFTVHGESRLAECGKVLRRLSRRIGCPVGEIEKVYDRVQEERGALAKVLDKVKPYLNFPWEEESLQGVPFCHVVVPALPRDLATAPVKRLVTERPDSLVLALLPSGSDAPFPFILARGSACSVDCRELIRDESVRAKGGGSADWVMGVTCCATPAVWRRALAMRVTSRYN, translated from the coding sequence ATGGAGCACGGAGGCCAGGCAGCTTCCGGAAAAACTGCACGTGTTGTTGCGGTGCGTGAGATGCGCAAGGAGAAAGCGGTCCTTGTCCTTGAGGGAGCCGCCTTTCGACCTTCCGGAGGCGGACAGCCGGGAGATTCGGGAACGCTTCGGGGGGAGAATTTCCTCGCCCGCGTTGTCGATTGCCATCGCGAGAACGGATTTCTCGTCGCTCCCGTGTGTATCGAAGCGGGAATTCCACGGGAAGGCATGTCCGTTGAAACCGAGATCGACATGGAGCGACGGTATCTCCTTTCGAGAATGCACACGGGGGAACATCTCCTTTCTAGAGTGCTCGAGGATTCCCGGGAGGGACTTCACATCTACAAGGTCGCCATCGGAGAGGAGGAGTCCACTGTATATGTGCACTACGACGGAATTGTGGACTGGGAGATGCTCTTTGCGGCGGAGGAACGAGCGAATGGGCTTGTCGCGTCGGGACTTGCCGTCGAAATTTCCGAACTGACGAGGGAGGAGGCCCGTTCTCTTCCGAGACTCAAGGCAAACTGGGATCGGTTGGAGGATGATCGTATCCGGGTCGTCTCCATCCCTGATGTGGACGTCATTGCCTGTTCGGGTACCCATGTGGAGCACACGGATCAAGTGGGGCGGCTCTTTGTCACCGGATACGGAGGAAGTGCGCCCGAATGGGAGTTTACCTTCACTGTTCACGGAGAGTCCCGACTGGCCGAGTGTGGAAAGGTTCTTCGGAGACTTTCCCGTCGGATCGGCTGCCCCGTCGGTGAAATTGAGAAGGTGTATGACAGAGTCCAGGAGGAACGGGGAGCTTTGGCAAAGGTGCTCGACAAAGTCAAACCCTATCTGAATTTTCCCTGGGAAGAGGAGTCGCTCCAGGGAGTTCCCTTCTGCCATGTCGTTGTTCCCGCACTTCCAAGGGATCTCGCCACTGCGCCCGTGAAGCGTCTGGTGACGGAACGCCCGGACAGTCTCGTTCTTGCCCTGCTTCCTTCGGGGAGCGATGCCCCCTTTCCTTTCATCCTTGCCCGGGGGAGCGCATGTTCCGTCGATTGCCGCGAACTGATACGGGACGAGAGCGTGAGGGCAAAAGGTGGAGGCTCCGCCGATTGGGTGATGGGCGTGACGTGCTGTGCGACTCCTGCGGTCTGGCGACGCGCTTTGGCGATGCGAGTGACCTCTCGGTACAATTGA
- a CDS encoding GTP pyrophosphokinase has product MDVRSVEEWKDLYIREHSLYQGFTERLEHLVQDLLEQVGIELFHLESRTKSIERFMQRITNPSASFRDPVNEMYDLSGVRVVLYFAEDLEKIARMVEEEFTVHKDFSVPYDALQDPDAYGYRSIHYAVSLAPHRATLREWRRYGDLKAEIQVRTILQNAWSAITKKLPYDEVVQSKSLLKRKLLRMSALLEEADEGFLSVWDFVRQGPLPPDSGGAGVFQSPKGPKPSGGAGGEIPRTTGASLRFAQNRSGGDEISVQTLRLYFETHAQKLREWTAIAMEIGYPTSSRSEEYEEKSLENLVAILSAADITSMEDFEAFLGEMENGGVGRQHLRTIFRSFEKEIPHWRIDIYSLFFLLVLNAKWDVLQKKDLVQLGIKGATDRIKGVE; this is encoded by the coding sequence ATGGATGTCCGAAGCGTCGAGGAATGGAAAGATCTCTATATTCGAGAGCACAGCCTCTACCAGGGTTTTACCGAGCGATTGGAGCATCTTGTACAGGATCTCCTGGAACAGGTGGGAATTGAACTGTTTCATCTGGAGAGCCGAACCAAGAGCATCGAGAGGTTCATGCAGCGCATCACGAATCCTTCGGCGTCCTTTCGGGATCCTGTCAACGAAATGTACGACCTCTCCGGCGTCCGGGTGGTTTTGTATTTCGCGGAGGATCTGGAGAAGATCGCTCGCATGGTGGAGGAGGAATTCACCGTCCACAAAGATTTCTCCGTTCCCTACGATGCCCTTCAGGATCCCGATGCCTACGGATACCGATCGATTCACTATGCGGTGTCCCTCGCTCCACACAGGGCGACACTGCGGGAATGGCGCCGTTACGGAGATCTGAAGGCGGAGATCCAGGTTCGGACGATTCTCCAGAATGCCTGGTCGGCCATCACGAAAAAACTTCCTTACGATGAGGTCGTTCAGTCGAAAAGCCTGCTGAAACGTAAACTGCTCCGCATGAGTGCCCTTCTCGAAGAGGCCGACGAGGGCTTTCTCTCCGTGTGGGATTTCGTTCGCCAGGGGCCTCTTCCTCCCGATTCGGGAGGTGCGGGGGTGTTCCAGTCTCCAAAGGGGCCGAAACCTTCCGGAGGAGCGGGGGGAGAAATACCTCGCACTACCGGAGCTTCTCTCCGATTTGCGCAGAATCGTTCCGGAGGGGATGAAATTTCCGTACAGACGCTTCGCCTTTATTTTGAAACCCACGCGCAGAAGCTTCGGGAATGGACTGCCATAGCCATGGAAATCGGCTATCCGACAAGTTCACGCTCCGAGGAATACGAGGAGAAAAGCTTGGAAAACCTCGTGGCGATCCTTTCTGCGGCGGACATCACCTCTATGGAGGATTTTGAAGCCTTTCTGGGAGAGATGGAAAACGGCGGAGTCGGACGGCAACATCTGCGTACGATTTTTCGCTCCTTCGAAAAAGAAATCCCTCACTGGAGAATCGATATCTATTCCTTGTTTTTCCTTCTGGTTCTCAATGCCAAATGGGATGTGCTGCAGAAGAAAGACCTCGTGCAGCTTGGCATCAAGGGTGCTACGGATCGGATCAAGGGTGTGGAGTGA
- a CDS encoding tetratricopeptide repeat protein, protein MNDVPQAKLYDLLSRQGAELLREPGRLRLLLLEECSNFPEEVDVLVRALEYGLVSLVASGDEAERETFLRRFREEIENSRELALWAMDAWEKAREYLAPLRVSPGTEGTMPPWADVFGYAATRAMDGQTGSASLPEEKPIPTELANFLAAPSVPVSPEAEARSLPQGLVTFFEAPSPLRAAREPLVQPESFVMPMSEGPRSSASVEAEAGSALLTFLGGIPEVAAKPTEETLEEPTVNDTGPAAFLREPRLGENLAPVSEKNPEPSIAALGKNSFEAETNAEEVVLLGEPSAPGDASPKPFSVAGDADSKPEESFHSPLGADALSSPKEKTSERGRIPAGKWLLVGASFLAVGVLLFGVWSYLQRPARLIASGERLFRQGDYAGALEYLQRGLSGNDGNGGEYFLLGETLRALGRFDEAVAAYRRSESIDSGDALVYLGLGDAYLHLGACEEAVDAFGKALARVALLPDAQKGLGAALLCLGRDDEAKSVLEKVLGTDQADPSVLDMLADVYRRSGEPAKAIALYERALTLNPDDSRLLAALDEARKEAARLVSLERERHVTEETKALLAEGKSLQDQGRYEDASVVFRRVLDLDAENLLSLRGLGDSYAALGRVDEAVRVYEELLSLSSGDLEAKAALERCLTAKNVSEEQQKKDLALREKLGRADALAAAGENLQAATLYGEVAEERMDPLLFVRQGELFFAAGKEAEALHAYERALKSVPGDREIARRVETARKAVEKAERKQRMEQLLRKAGDEERQGHFQDAVKTYRAALALSREAGTESSVEQGEILTGLGRVLAVSGLLQEAENILVEAIRTSPGKDAEAKRLLSGVRSRLEAQRKRREAAVLAEKGKKLVASGRTYEGAVQLREAVLLVPEDPELRFLFAEALSDLGMYREAAGEYAYVLRKSPERVDVLNSLAWSYAKLGQYDEALQVLLSARNKAPENAVLLENEGYLYFRRGEFDQALRAFEKSLRQPEASRPTEYREMGPLWESNRSSVGGNTMITEGWLSLPRETPFWLPSPAGAGVSSAGFSGLWHLALPRESLPGEPFSEMLQRAIRLDPQMKALYGNAAVASSYVGRGRVNPADRIAPVVGVAREDAFPRVLLGHALLRKGMVDSAMEQLEEALRINPFDSTAYTLLGYAALRKGQKALALEAYKNALLFDPENDQAKRALSGLSR, encoded by the coding sequence ATGAACGACGTGCCACAGGCGAAGCTGTATGATCTTCTTTCCCGGCAAGGGGCCGAACTGCTCCGTGAACCGGGACGTCTTCGTCTTCTCCTGCTCGAGGAATGTTCGAATTTTCCCGAAGAAGTCGACGTGCTTGTCCGTGCCCTGGAGTACGGACTTGTTTCGCTTGTCGCTTCGGGGGACGAAGCGGAGCGGGAGACGTTTCTACGCCGTTTCCGGGAGGAGATCGAGAATTCGCGGGAGCTTGCCCTGTGGGCTATGGATGCATGGGAAAAAGCCCGGGAATACCTTGCCCCGTTGCGTGTCTCTCCGGGTACGGAAGGGACGATGCCACCCTGGGCGGATGTGTTCGGTTATGCGGCAACCAGGGCGATGGACGGACAAACCGGTTCTGCATCTTTGCCTGAAGAAAAACCGATTCCGACGGAGTTGGCGAACTTTCTCGCCGCGCCTTCGGTTCCGGTTTCCCCGGAAGCCGAAGCACGTTCTTTGCCGCAGGGACTGGTGACCTTTTTCGAAGCACCCTCTCCGCTTCGTGCGGCGCGGGAACCCTTGGTTCAACCGGAGTCGTTCGTTATGCCCATGTCGGAGGGACCGCGGTCATCCGCCTCTGTCGAGGCCGAGGCCGGTTCAGCCCTCTTGACCTTTTTGGGCGGTATTCCGGAAGTGGCGGCGAAACCGACGGAGGAAACGCTGGAGGAGCCCACCGTGAACGATACTGGCCCTGCCGCCTTTCTTCGTGAACCTCGTCTCGGCGAAAATCTCGCCCCTGTTTCGGAGAAAAATCCGGAGCCTTCGATTGCTGCCCTGGGAAAAAATTCTTTCGAGGCCGAAACGAATGCCGAAGAAGTCGTGCTTTTGGGCGAACCCTCCGCTCCCGGGGATGCCTCTCCGAAACCCTTTTCCGTGGCCGGAGATGCGGACTCGAAGCCTGAAGAATCATTTCACTCGCCCCTCGGAGCCGACGCGTTGTCTTCCCCGAAGGAGAAGACGAGTGAGCGAGGGCGGATTCCGGCGGGTAAATGGCTTCTCGTCGGTGCATCGTTTCTGGCGGTGGGAGTTCTACTCTTCGGCGTGTGGTCCTATTTGCAGCGCCCGGCCCGCCTTATCGCCTCGGGTGAACGTCTCTTTCGGCAGGGGGATTATGCGGGAGCATTGGAGTATCTCCAAAGGGGACTTTCCGGAAACGATGGAAATGGGGGGGAATATTTTCTCCTCGGTGAAACACTGCGCGCGCTTGGTCGCTTTGATGAAGCCGTAGCAGCCTATCGCAGGAGTGAAAGCATCGATTCCGGAGATGCGCTAGTGTATTTAGGCTTGGGAGATGCCTATCTCCACCTCGGAGCGTGCGAAGAGGCGGTGGATGCTTTCGGAAAGGCTCTCGCCAGGGTTGCGCTTCTTCCCGATGCCCAGAAGGGATTGGGTGCCGCGCTTCTGTGTCTGGGACGCGACGACGAGGCGAAAAGCGTCCTGGAGAAGGTGCTTGGAACCGATCAGGCGGATCCCTCGGTTCTCGACATGCTTGCAGATGTGTACCGCCGTTCGGGGGAACCTGCGAAGGCCATTGCTCTTTACGAACGGGCATTGACTTTGAACCCCGATGATTCCCGACTCCTTGCCGCTTTGGATGAAGCCAGAAAAGAAGCGGCCCGTCTGGTTTCCCTGGAGCGGGAACGCCACGTCACCGAGGAGACAAAGGCGCTTCTGGCAGAGGGAAAATCCTTGCAGGACCAGGGCAGGTACGAGGATGCCTCTGTGGTGTTTCGCCGGGTCCTTGACCTCGATGCCGAAAATCTGCTCTCTCTGAGGGGACTGGGGGATTCCTATGCGGCTCTGGGGCGGGTTGACGAGGCTGTGCGCGTCTACGAAGAACTGCTCTCTCTCTCCTCGGGCGACCTGGAGGCAAAGGCGGCACTTGAACGATGTCTGACCGCGAAAAACGTGTCGGAAGAGCAACAGAAGAAGGATCTGGCTCTCCGGGAGAAGCTTGGGCGAGCCGATGCCCTGGCTGCCGCCGGGGAGAACCTTCAAGCGGCCACCCTTTACGGAGAAGTCGCGGAAGAGCGCATGGATCCGCTTCTTTTCGTCCGCCAGGGGGAATTGTTCTTTGCTGCGGGAAAAGAGGCGGAGGCGCTGCATGCGTATGAACGGGCACTGAAATCCGTACCGGGAGATCGGGAGATAGCCCGACGTGTGGAGACGGCGCGAAAAGCCGTGGAAAAAGCCGAAAGGAAGCAACGGATGGAGCAGTTGCTCCGGAAAGCCGGAGATGAGGAACGTCAGGGTCACTTCCAGGATGCAGTGAAGACCTATCGAGCTGCTCTTGCTCTTTCGAGAGAGGCCGGAACGGAATCCAGCGTCGAGCAGGGAGAGATTTTGACCGGATTGGGGAGGGTGCTCGCTGTTTCCGGTCTGCTGCAGGAAGCGGAGAACATTCTTGTCGAAGCGATCCGAACGTCTCCCGGCAAGGATGCCGAAGCCAAGCGACTTCTCTCCGGTGTGCGTTCTCGGCTCGAAGCCCAGCGGAAGCGAAGAGAAGCGGCTGTGTTGGCCGAAAAAGGGAAAAAACTCGTTGCTTCCGGACGGACGTACGAGGGGGCTGTGCAACTGCGGGAGGCGGTGTTGCTGGTTCCGGAAGATCCGGAGCTCCGCTTTCTCTTTGCCGAGGCGCTGAGTGATCTCGGTATGTACAGAGAGGCCGCGGGAGAATATGCCTACGTGCTTCGAAAAAGCCCGGAACGGGTGGACGTGCTGAACAGTCTCGCGTGGTCCTATGCTAAACTCGGACAGTACGACGAGGCGTTGCAGGTTCTGCTTTCGGCTCGAAACAAGGCGCCGGAGAATGCGGTTCTCTTGGAGAACGAGGGATATCTCTATTTCCGGAGGGGGGAGTTCGACCAGGCGCTCCGTGCTTTCGAAAAATCTCTGCGTCAACCTGAAGCCTCGCGCCCGACGGAATATCGGGAGATGGGACCCCTGTGGGAGTCGAACAGGTCTTCCGTCGGAGGCAATACGATGATAACGGAAGGATGGCTTTCTCTTCCTCGGGAAACTCCCTTCTGGCTTCCGTCCCCGGCGGGAGCGGGCGTCTCTTCTGCCGGATTCTCCGGCCTCTGGCACCTTGCCTTGCCTCGGGAAAGTCTGCCCGGGGAACCTTTTTCGGAGATGCTACAGCGGGCCATTCGCCTTGATCCGCAAATGAAAGCGCTCTACGGAAACGCCGCGGTGGCTTCTTCGTATGTGGGACGCGGGAGAGTGAACCCCGCGGACCGTATTGCTCCCGTCGTCGGAGTTGCGAGGGAAGACGCTTTTCCCCGTGTTCTCCTCGGGCACGCCCTTCTTCGCAAGGGCATGGTCGATTCCGCGATGGAACAACTTGAGGAAGCGCTGAGAATCAATCCTTTCGACAGCACTGCCTATACCCTTCTTGGGTACGCGGCACTTCGAAAGGGGCAGAAAGCTCTGGCGCTGGAAGCATACAAAAACGCTCTTCTCTTCGATCCCGAAAATGACCAGGCGAAGCGCGCTCTTTCCGGACTGTCCCGTTAG
- the rplS gene encoding 50S ribosomal protein L19, with amino-acid sequence MDPKIALVERKYCKQEIPTFRAGDTVQVHVKVKEGNRERIQVFEGVVIARKHGGLKEMFTVRKISNGVGVERIFPLHCPSVEKIEVVRLGKVRRAKLYYLRRLSGKAARIKERRQ; translated from the coding sequence ATGGACCCCAAGATTGCATTGGTGGAAAGGAAGTACTGCAAACAGGAGATCCCCACGTTTCGTGCAGGGGATACGGTGCAGGTCCATGTGAAAGTCAAGGAAGGGAACAGGGAGAGGATTCAGGTTTTCGAAGGCGTTGTTATCGCCAGGAAACATGGAGGACTGAAGGAGATGTTCACGGTTCGAAAAATTTCCAACGGCGTGGGTGTGGAGCGTATTTTCCCTCTCCATTGTCCCAGCGTGGAAAAAATCGAAGTCGTGCGCCTCGGTAAGGTTCGCAGGGCGAAACTCTATTACCTGCGACGCCTCAGTGGCAAGGCTGCCCGTATCAAGGAGCGCCGTCAGTAG
- the trmD gene encoding tRNA (guanosine(37)-N1)-methyltransferase TrmD has translation MRITVVTAFPDFLKSFLSTSIVGRGVAAERLVVDVLDLRDFADGAYRQVDDYAFGGGGMVLMAEPLAKALEKAAGDGARPFVLGTSPQGAVLTQEMVESLAAQEHLFIVCGHYEGLDERFTRRFVDMEVSIGDYVLTGGELPAMVLIDAVARRIPGVVGKESAVEEDSFFRGFLDTPHFTRPSVWRGESVPEALLSGDHEVVRSWRRRQAVLRTLRRRPDVLSRANVQPYLPCGAYVALLHHPVLDRLGNVTTTAVTGLDLHDISRTCTTFGVRRFCVVTPLEGQREMVRTIVAHWTEGYGATFNPKRGEALRRIKVFPEFRGMLRWVEKKERNVPLVVGTSARSRKGAVHWLELKRRIVEDARPVVFLFGTGWGLDESVLASCDVQLQPIRGGEGAYNHLSVRSAVSVLLDRFFGWR, from the coding sequence ATGAGAATCACCGTTGTCACGGCGTTCCCCGATTTTCTGAAGTCCTTTCTCTCCACGAGCATCGTGGGGAGAGGGGTGGCGGCGGAACGACTCGTGGTGGATGTGCTTGACCTTCGCGACTTCGCCGATGGCGCCTATCGTCAGGTGGACGATTATGCCTTCGGAGGAGGCGGCATGGTGCTCATGGCCGAACCGTTGGCTAAAGCGCTGGAAAAGGCCGCAGGGGACGGCGCACGTCCTTTCGTCCTTGGCACGAGCCCCCAGGGGGCCGTTCTGACCCAGGAAATGGTGGAATCACTCGCCGCGCAGGAGCATCTTTTCATTGTCTGCGGGCATTACGAGGGATTGGACGAGCGCTTTACGCGCCGTTTCGTGGATATGGAAGTCTCCATCGGCGACTATGTGCTCACGGGGGGCGAACTGCCCGCCATGGTGCTCATCGACGCAGTGGCCCGAAGAATTCCCGGCGTGGTGGGCAAGGAAAGTGCTGTCGAAGAGGACTCGTTCTTTCGAGGATTTCTCGATACGCCGCATTTCACCCGCCCTTCGGTGTGGCGTGGAGAGTCCGTCCCCGAGGCACTTCTGTCGGGTGACCACGAGGTTGTCCGGTCCTGGCGGCGACGCCAGGCGGTTCTTCGGACGCTTCGGCGACGCCCGGACGTTCTCAGCCGGGCGAACGTGCAGCCTTACCTGCCCTGCGGAGCCTATGTGGCCTTGCTGCATCATCCTGTCCTGGACAGGTTGGGAAACGTCACCACCACTGCGGTGACAGGGCTCGATCTTCACGACATCTCCAGGACGTGCACTACGTTCGGCGTGCGGCGTTTCTGCGTCGTCACGCCTCTCGAGGGGCAGAGGGAGATGGTGAGAACCATCGTGGCCCATTGGACCGAAGGATATGGGGCGACCTTCAATCCCAAACGCGGAGAGGCGCTCCGACGAATAAAGGTTTTTCCGGAGTTTCGCGGCATGCTCCGGTGGGTCGAGAAAAAGGAACGGAATGTTCCATTGGTTGTAGGGACCAGTGCTCGTTCCAGAAAAGGCGCGGTGCACTGGTTGGAACTGAAGAGACGGATTGTCGAGGATGCCCGCCCGGTGGTTTTTCTGTTCGGCACGGGATGGGGGCTCGACGAGAGTGTGCTCGCTTCGTGCGACGTACAGCTGCAGCCGATTCGCGGAGGTGAGGGTGCTTACAATCACCTTTCGGTGCGGAGTGCCGTTTCGGTGCTCCTCGACCGATTTTTCGGCTGGAGGTAG